Proteins encoded together in one Prunus dulcis chromosome 3, ALMONDv2, whole genome shotgun sequence window:
- the LOC117623619 gene encoding signaling peptide TAXIMIN 1: MCSSEGDCRPLGFLLGLPFALLSLVLSIVGIVIWIVGLLLTCICPCCLCVTVVVELALELVKAPIHVMEWFTSQIPC; this comes from the exons ATGTGCTCTTCAGAAGGTGATTGCAGGCCTCTGGGCTTTCTGCTCGGCCTTCCTTTTGCTCTCCTCTCCCTCGTCCTCTCCATCGTCGGCATCGTTATCTGGATCGTCGG ATTGTTGCTGACTTGCATATGCCCGTGCTGTTTGTGCGTGACGGTGGTCGTGGAGTTGGCTCTGGAGTTGGTCAAAGCCCCAATTCATGTGATGGAGTGGTTCACTTCTCAAATCCCCTGCTAA
- the LOC117620534 gene encoding uncharacterized protein HI_0077-like, which yields MQRLKLKPMLSPTLQRSLCSHVPFLFCLKINSFSSSSSLQCSPWTGLQTWRESPLNENRCWGPKGPKPQPLQSQPSSLNSDDSPMVSSASSLAELGALVLSTSDPLAKSKLSHLAFSRWRLENLPIGSCEPPPRPARPLKPQLVSPKEIPAPKNSGLPLNAYMLHNLAHVELNAIDLAWDTVVRFSPFSETLGEGFFADFAHVADDESRHFAWCSQRLAELGFNYGDMPAHNLLWRECEKSSENVAARLAVIPLVQEARGLDAGPRLVQKLVGFGDLRTSDIVARIADEEVAHVAVGVHWFVDVCQKMDCTPSSAFKDLLKEYNVELRGPFNYSARDEAGIPRDWYDLPTNDQDKNKKKDKTGKLTEVYGRLASIISMESENSSLNRP from the exons atgcAGCGTCTGAAACTGAAACCCATGCTTTCTCCAACATTACAACGCTCCTTGTGTTCCCATGTCCCTTTCTTATTCTGCCTCAAAATCaactccttttcttcttcttcttccttgcaATGTTCACCTTGGACTGGTCTGCAAACCTGGAGAGAGTCCCCACTCAATGAGAATCGTTGCTGGGGACCCAAAGGCCCAAAACCTCAGCCACTACAGTCACAGCCGTCTTCTCTTAACAGCGATGACAGTCCAATGGTGTCATCAGCTTCCTCTCTTGCAGAGCTTGGTGCTCTGGTTCTCTCCACCAGTGACCCTCTCGCCAAATCCAAGCTTTCCCATCTTGCTTTTTCCAGGTGGCGCCTAGAGAACCTTCCAATTGGCTCGTGTGAACCCCCTCCTCGACCCGCTCGCCCTCTCAAACCTCAACTG GTTTCCCCGAAAGAAATTCCAGCTCCCAAGAACTCGGGTTTGCCTCTTAATGCTTATATGCTTCATAATCTTGCTCATGTTGAGCTCAATGCGATTGACTTGGCTTGGGATACTGTTGTTCGTTTTTCACCTTTTAGTGAGACTCTAGGGGAGGGATTTTTTGCTGACTTTGCTCATGTCGCTGACGATGAGAGTCGCCATTTTGCTTGGTGTTCTCAGAGACTTGCTGAACTTGGTTTCAA TTATGGAGACATGCCTGCTCATAATCTGCTTTGGAGGGAGTGTGAGAAATCATCTGAAAATGTTGCTGCACGTTTGGCAGTGATCCCTCTAGTCCAG GAAGCTCGAGGACTAGATGCTGGACCACGACTTGTGCAAAAATTGGTTGGCTTTGGAGATCTCAGGACATCAGACATTGTAGCTAGAATTGCTGATGAAGAAGTTGCACATGTGGCTGTTGGAGTCCATTGGTTTGTTGATGTCTGTCAGAAAATGGATTGTACCCCATCTTCCGCATTTAAAG ACTTGTTAAAAGAGTATAATGTGGAGTTGAGAGGGCCCTTCAATTATTCTGCTCGTGATGAGGCTGGCATTCCTCGTGATTG GTATGACTTACCTACAAATGACCAGgataagaataagaaaaaggaTAAAACTGGGAAGCTTACGGAG GTTTATGGTAGGCTTGCTTCCATAATTTCCATGGAGAGTGAGAACTCAAGTTTGAACAGGCCTTAG